The proteins below come from a single Triticum aestivum cultivar Chinese Spring chromosome 5D, IWGSC CS RefSeq v2.1, whole genome shotgun sequence genomic window:
- the LOC123124623 gene encoding probable calcium-binding protein CML25/26: protein MPINHQGNNPREIASTSPAKHVLEVTEKPAASKIERSRMVAEAVAQASSVFAAFDKDGDGKVSAAELRGSMTAALGEEVSEEEAAAILATVDADGDGLLDQEEFSRLGLGAAGDDGGAAGGDDEEEEVRRRCLREAFAMYATGAGEEGARITPASLRRMLGKLLGSEKMGLEECRAMICRFDLNGDGVLSFDEFRVMMMANL from the coding sequence ATGCCCATCAACCATCAAGGCAATAATCCACGTGAGATTGCAAGCACTTCACCAGCAAAACACGTACTAGAGGTTACAGAGAAGCCAGCAGCAAGCAAGATTGAGCGTTCACGGATGGTGGCCGAGGCCGTGGCGCAGGCGTCGTCGGTGTTCGCCGCCTTCGACAAGGACGGCGACGGAAAGGTGTCGGCCGCCGAGCTGCGCGGCTCCATGACGGCGGCGCTGGGCGAGGAGGTGTCCGAGGAGGAGGCCGCGGCGATCCTGGCCACGGTGGACGCCGACGGCGACGGGCTGCTGGACCAGGAGGAGTTCTCCCGGCTCGGGCTCGGCGCCGCTGGAGACGACGGCGGagcggccggaggcgacgacgaggaggaggaggtgaggcgGCGGTGCCTGAGGGAGGCGTTCGCGATGTACGCGACGGGAGCCGGCGAGGAGGGCGCCAGGATCACGCCGGCGAGCCTGAGGCGGATGCTGGGCAAGCTGCTGGGGTCCGAGAAGATGGGGCTGGAGGAGTGCAGGGCCATGATCTGCAGGTTCGACCTCAACGGCGACGGCGTCCTCTCCTTCGACGAGTTCAGGGTCATGATGATGGCCAATTTGTAA